One part of the Neoarius graeffei isolate fNeoGra1 chromosome 2, fNeoGra1.pri, whole genome shotgun sequence genome encodes these proteins:
- the LOC132879228 gene encoding tripartite motif-containing protein 16-like: MTEASISVAQDQFMCPVCLDLLKDPVTILCGHSFCKVCINGCWDQEDQKGVYSCPQCRDTFTTRPVLRRNNMLDEVVEKLKKTEVQAASPAHCYAGPGDVECDFCTGRKHKAVKSCLMCLASYCEIHLKPHLEVPALKKHTLIEASAKLQEKICSEHNKLIEIYCRTDQTCICYLCTMENHKGHDTVTAAAERAEKQSELKEEQMKSQQRIQEKQKKVQELKQAVNTIKLSAQTAVEDSERIFTELISSMEKKRWEVTELIRDQEKAELSRAERLLEQLEQEIADLQRRVTELEQLSHTHDHIHFLQVLASGRRSPPFQRPSFHTSSVTVHQHLSFDGVRNSLSDLKKRLEEFCEEEFNKIPPHAAAVQIISGPQSREEFLKYFCYLTLDPNTAHRRLILSEKNRAVRWSEREQRYSDHPERFDYWPQVLCKESVCGRCYWEVEWSGAAVDISVSYKDISRKGQGDECWFGGNKSWSLWCSSSLSFWHNNIETDLRVPSASRIGVYVDHSAGTLSFYSVSDTMKLLHRVHTTFTQTLYAGFGLSWFPGSTVRLCDPE; encoded by the exons ATGActgaggccagtatttcagtagctcaggaccagttcatgtgtccagtgtgtctggatctcctgaaggatccggtgactatcctctgtggtcacagtttctgtaaggtgtgtattaatggctgctgggatcaggaggatcagaagggcgtctacagctgtcctcagtgcagagacactttcactacaaggcctgttctacgcagaaacaacatgctggatgaagtggtggagaaactgaagaagactgaagtccaagctgcttctcctgctcactgttacgctggacctggagatgtggagtgtgatttctgcaccgggagaaaacacaaagccgtcaagtcctgtctgatgtgtttggcttcttattgtgaaattcatctgaaacctcatcttgaagttcctgctttgaaaaaacacacattaattgaagcctcagcaaaactccaagagaagatctgctctgaacataacaagctgattgagatctactgtcgtactgatcaaacctgcatctgttatttgtgtacgATGGAAAATCACAAAGGTCACGACACCGTCACAGCCgcagcagaaagagctgagaaacag agtgagttaaaggaggagcagatgaaatcccagcagagaatccaggagaagcagaagaaggtgcaggagctgaaacaggctgtgaacactataaag ctcagtgcacagacagcagtggaggacagtgagaggatctttactgagctgatcagctccatggagaaaaagcgctgggaggtgacggagctgatcagagatcaggagaaggctgaactgagtcgagctgaacgactcctggagcaactggagcaggagattgctgatcttcagaggagagtcactgagctggagcagctttcacacacacacgatcacatccatttcctccag gttttagcttctggacgtcgctctcctccatttcaaagaccatcatttcacacatccagcgtcactgtccatcaacatctctcatttgatggagtgaggaattctctctcagatctgaaaaagagactcgaggaattctgtgaggaggaattcaacaaaatccctccacatg ctgcagcagttcagatcatttcaggaccacagagcagagaagagtttctgaaat atttctgttatctgactctggatcccaacacggcacatcgtcgcctcattctgtctgagaagaacagagcggtgagatggagtgagagagagcagcgttactctgatcatccagagagatttgattactggcctcaggtgttgtgtaaggagagtgtgtgtggacgctgttactgggaggtggagtggagcggtgCTGCTGTggacatatcagtctcatataaagacatcagcaggaaaggacaGGGTGATGAGTGTTGGTTTGGAGGCAACAAATCCTGGAGTCTGTGgtgttcttcttctctctctttctggcacaacaacatagagactgatctcagagttccatcagcctccagaataggagtgtatgtggatcacagtgcaggaactctgtccttctacagcgtctctgacacgatgaagctcctccacagagtccacaccacattcactcagactctatacgctgggtttgggCTCTCCTGGTTTCCTGgttctacagtgagattgtgtgatccagaataa